A part of Aegilops tauschii subsp. strangulata cultivar AL8/78 chromosome 2, Aet v6.0, whole genome shotgun sequence genomic DNA contains:
- the LOC109780579 gene encoding F-box protein At1g10110-like has translation MEAVTLSAVSIGATNDKEAQRRSIAPTDAPDAADWSGLLQDLLLAIMAALDVPSLVRSGAVCTSWRDAYSTFRLPALKQAPCLLYACDEYGPKEAALYCPSTNATFRVPFPGPPLEKRGFVFSCHGWVFAADEVGDPYLFNPITGVQAALPPVKTLSGRDEDFYDDEGKHVIDPGSDDENEDQKTSILWARDSEYIRVAISSAAEVTACTVLIMHNPDSMLSFAKPGDKRWTLLPNLQTRQTGGVSDVLYNDKDGLF, from the coding sequence ATGGAAGCAGTAACCTTGTCCGCCGTCTCCATCGGGGCGACCAATGACAAGGAGGCGCAACGAAGGTCAATCGCTCCGACAGATGCGCCCGACGCCGCCGATTGGTCTGGCCTGCTGCAGGACCTCCTGCTGGCCATCATGGCGGCGCTGGATGTCCCCAGCCTCGTCCGTTCCGGCGCCGTCTGCACGTCCTGGCGGGACGCCTACAGCACCTTCCGCCTCCCCGCGCTGAAGCAAGCGCCGTGCCTGCTCTACGCCTGCGACGAGTACGGACCCAAGGAGGCCGCCCTGTACTGCCCCTCCACCAACGCCACCTTCCGTGTCCCCTTCCCCGGCCCACCGCTCGAGAAGCGAGGCTTCGTCTTCTCGTGCCACGGCTGGGTGTTCGCTGCCGATGAAGTCGGCGACCCGTACCTCTTCAACCCCATCACCGGCGTCCAGGCCGCGCTCCCGCCGGTCAAGACGCTCTCGGGCCGCGACGAGGACTTCTACGACGATGAAGGCAAGCATGTCATCGACCCCGGGAGTGATGACGAGAACGAAGACCAGAAAACCAGCATCCTCTGGGCACGAGATTCAGAGTATATCCGGGTCGCCATCTCCTCCGCAGCCGAGGTGACTGCATGCACTGTCCTGATCATGCACAATCCAGATTCGATGCTCTCGTTTGCCAAGCCGGGCGATAAGCGGTGGACATTGCTCCCCAACCTTCAAACACGTCAAACCGGTGGTGTCAGTGATGTTCTTTACAACGATAAGGACGGCCTGTTCTAA